The DNA segment tttattttttttcataatttttaaaaattaaacggacggtcaaacgttggatacggaaacccaggtttttttttttttttgacggaggtagtacaataTGTCGCAGCCATTAATGCACGGCGGCACCCGTACGTACGTCGTCGCCCACGATTTCCTCGCGTACCTGCTGCTACTGTCTCCTCTCATCATCGTTGTCTCAAACCGAATGGGACTTCCTCGCGTGTAACACGTTGCAACAAGGACAAGAGAATCAAGCTAGATCGGGGTACATTATATTATAAACACGTACCTCGATCGCCATCAGTGCTCCAGCTTGCATTCTGTAACACTACCATAGATCGAGATGGTAACAACTCCAACCCTCGCGTTGCACGTTtagatcatatattaattagattATATTAGACAAGGACGGTCCCTAAGTATATCATCTAGCTAGATGCTTAAACCTTCAGAATACATTTCCGAGTTTCTGTACTTGTCTTCGGTGCGACGTCGATATAGATTCAAACGAGTTCCAACCTACCCTACTCCATGAGCTGACGTGATATACTAAACATGACATATCAAAGTGATGCCTAGCTATGCGTCAATagtattttcttaattttatcttttctcGTCTTAGCTTTCTCCCCTCcaccttaatttttttcaatatttttttattttatcttttgtcCTCTCTACCTAAAAggagaaaaacattttttttttaaaaaaaatactaatgatCTGTAAAAGTCACCATGACATGCTACATCACCGTATGGAGTAGGATAAAGCTCATTTGATCATATATGATATCCAAAACAAgtttaataatttgaaaatatattttaagagttTAGAGATCTAGATAATGTATCTGCACACAAGTTTATAGCCCGTTCGTACACTTAACTCTTAGaatatataagtattttttgtaaaaaaaaataatgcacttCGGCAGATCTTTGCTGTGTATTAGCTTATAATTCCTGTTACTTCATCCGTTATAATGctagattttaaaaaaataatttggagGGAGTTGCGTACTGTCCGAAACACGAATGAGCAAGCCATCTCTGAAATGAAGAATAGATACGATTGATAATAATGCACATGCACCATATCACCACGTGTTTTGTGCATAACACTGCGTCGTCAAAATTACCAAAGGGTGCAGAGAACAGGAGAtaccactaattaattaacacctGTGCCAGCATTTTTCTTGTAAACCGTGATCTACTtcttccgtcccataaaaacaaatataatatcgTTGATAGTGAGattatgtcaaaaaaatcaataattttaaAACAGGAGGTAGTACCATACATAAGAGAGGTGGTTAAATTTATGATGCCTTGACATTCAATTTCATATCATAATAATTTTGCAGGTCCAAATAAATCTATATTATACTGCTGTAATATCTTGCAAGCCTCAAAATATCAATTAATTTGACACCGGAGAGAGTAGCATATCACAAATCATTCCTTGGTACGTGAGATTCTGTCGAAgacatcaataactttaaaaccggagggagtaccataaGAGAGGTGGTTGAATTTCTGACAttcaatttcatattttaataaattcgCAAGTCCAATAAATCTATAGTACTATTAGAATGTTTTTTCAAGCCTCCAACTTCAACTAAATTGACATCGGAGGTGTAGCATTATAATTAATCATTCCTTGGTATATGAGATTCTGTCCAAAATATCAAATAGTTTtggaactggagggagtacatatataaGAGAGGTGGTTAAATTTATGAAACCTTGACATtcaatttcatattataataaattcGCATGTCCAATAAATCTATAgtactattataatatatttcaaGCCTCCAAACGTCAACTAATTTGGCACCGGAGGGAGTAGCGTCACAATTAATCATTTCTTGATATGTGAGATTTTTGTCCAAAAATCTCAATAATTTTAAAACTGGAGGTGAGCACCATATATAGGAGAGTGGTATTCGCAGGTCCAATTAATCCACAAtactattataatatttttcaagcctCCAAACTTCAACTAATTTGACACCGAGTGAGTAGGATCACAATTAATCATTCCTTGGCATTGTGAGATTTTATCCAAAACATCAATAATTAGGGAGTACCATATATAAGAGAGGTGGTTAGATTTATGAACCTTGAGATTCAATTTCATTATAATAAATTTGGATGTCCAataaatatatagtactatTGTAATATATTTCAAGCCTTTAACTAATTTGACACCGGAGGGAGTAGCGTCACAATTAATCATTTCTTAATACGTGAGATTTTTGTCCCAGAAcatcaataattttaaaatcCGAGGGGGACACCATATATAGGAGAGTGGTATTCACAGGTTCAATAAATCTATAgtactattataatatatttcaaGCCTCCCAAGTCCAAATGTTAACTAATTTGACACCGGAGAGAGTAGCGTCACAATTAATCATTCCTTGATATGTGAGATTTCTGTCCTAAAAcatcaataattttaaaatcGGAGGGAGCACTATATATAGGAGAGTGGTATTCACAGGTTCAATAAATCTATAGTACtgttataatatttttaagCCTCAAAACGTCAACTCATTTGGCACAGGAGGGAGTAGTACGTGATATTCTGTCCAAAACATCCATAAATTTTAAACCAAAGGGAGTACCATAAGAGAAGAGAGGTGGTTAAATTTCTGAAACCTCGACATTCAATTCATGTTATAATAAACTCGCAGATCCAATAAACCCATAGtactataataatatttttcaagccaAATCGgttcatatcatttttttaaaaaaaatagtgatttAGAAACTAATGATCGTCAACGTTTTATCAAAAGTCCGACCGTGTCTTACTCCaaacataaaatatttataatcgAAGATAGTATACTtcatttgtcttaaaatattaCAATAAACTTTGAAGTAgttttgggacggagaaagaagtactccatccgtactcataaaggaagtcgtttaggaaaatgtttaagtcaaaccttaggaatataaatcatgaataactctcaagttgttgaatttgaaaatgtaaaaattatatgtatagatttttcttgaaaaatactttcataaaagtataaatatatcactttttgaataaatatttttatggaaataaaaagttaaagttGTATTTTAGAGATCGTGTTgctgttctaaacgactttctgAGGGAGTACAAATATTGAGGTGTTTTCCATAAACTTGAAACGTTGGGATTCAACAAGTGCTAGTGCAAATTTGACCGCCAACGCAAccaatcaattgcacagttatcCACGCCAACACCGGAAATAACTGCCGAATAAACAAATCCAGCCTACCATTATCCTCTCGTAGCGTAGACGTCTCCGCCCATTCCCAATTTCCCATTCCCCCCTCTATTTCAACATCTCCCCCCATgtctctcctcccccatctcGCCATTCCTCTCGCCATTTCAATTCCAccaacgcgagagagagagcgatcGAGAAGCAAACCCGACCCGACAACCAATTTCTCCGACCCAATTCGCCTCCTCCAAGATTCTTGCGCCACCGCCGAGGAGGCGATCggttcttgatttcttgaaTTCGATTCTTGAAGAATTCTAGGGGGTGGTatgaggtcgtcggcgacggcggcggcggaggcggcggaggctgaCCAGTCGAGGGCGATGTACGAGCTGTGCGCGCTGCTGCTGACGGTGCTCCGGGCGTGGCCGGAGGAAGGGGGcgggcggggggcggcggcgtggccgcggcaggtgacggcggcgggggtggcgtcGATGCTGCTGGGGGCGTCGGTGGCGCTGATGCTGTGCGGGTCGGTGACCTTCATGCTGGGGTTCTTCCTCATGCCCTGGGTCATCGGCCTCGCCtgcgtcttcctcctcgtcgggtTCGTCACCAACCTGTCCGTGATCTGGAGGGCCATCCTCTGGCCCGCCTCGTGCTCCTCCTCGCCCAAGGTGGCCTCCACATGTACGTGATCTTGGCCGTTTAGGAGTAGGGCTCCTACATGTTTGGGGACAAAAGGGAAGAGGCTCCTCTTTTTACATGTTTGGGTTAGTCAGGATTGGGGAATTCACTGTGGATTCATGCGTAATTTGGGGGGTAAATATGATGATTGGTGGTGTTTCTTGGCTTTATCAGAGTTCAAAATGCGCTAAATTGAGCGCCTTTGCTTAAATTATGCCCAATTGTGAAGCATCTGTCATACTTTGGGTGCTTCTCTGAAAATTGAGATATGTGTAGCTTCTGTATTTAAATTGTGGTTTTATTAGGATTGTTGCGTTGATTTAGTTCGGGAGGACATCATTCCAAATAATGTGAGCAGCTTGTTGTCGTAGTTAAAATAAAATTGACGCGATGGTAAGAAGTGGAAAGGGTCAGAATTGGTGGTTGTCGATGCAATCCAGATGATTCTCAAATGTTTTGGATCTCTAATTTGATGTAGAGAGGCTGGCTATAGCTTCAGGTTGATGAAATTCGATATTGAAAGGGAGTAAGGGACTAAATTGCGTCGGTGAGCACCGACCATATGAACTGAAAGGGGGAAAGAAGCTGTAAACATATAGAGTCAAAAAGGGCCATATAACAATGAAATGGATGCCTGAGCGCTTTCGTGCTTGCTAAGTAGGAGACCAGAAAGCTTAAGTTTATAACTTTGTTCGTTTCGACGGGATACAAGCTGAGTTTCTTAGGAACAAAGGAGCTTGAGAGGAATTAAATGCAACTAGTGACAATCGAGAAGAAGAGCTTTCTTAGATTCCCAGGAAGAATAGAATAGCCTAGTTAAGCTTGACCTAGTGTATTCCTTTCACCTTTCAAGATTTCACTGTCAATGCATCTAGAAAAATTGATATAGCTAGTTAATTGTTGAAATTAGAAAATACTTTATATGGGTGTAATACAGGTGAAGCTGAACCTCAATTTCCCTGCCAACCTTGATGTGCTTGTTCCTCACAAACGAACAGTATTCTACATCAATTTTCTGTGGTAAATTAATGCAGATGTATTAAGTTCACCATCAAGATCAGCTATTACAACCCAAATAAGTTCAAATATGATATCAGTGCAATTCCTTTCTTGGTCCTACTGACTGTAAACAGTATCATGCCTATATCACTATTATCATCACTATCATGCTTTTAAGAGTTGTTGTCTTTATTGCATTCATACCTATTTCCAACGTTATCGTATAACAAGAGCTTTGGATTGTATCTTCTGGCAGGGTATATATTTTCCAAGCCTCCATTCATGTCCTACATGTGAAGTTGAATGAGAAGTAGGTTCTCATGGAGGTGTATACAAGCAGAAGAGTTTGGGCGGCATTACGTTGTTGCCATCCTATCTTTTCCTTCCCGGACAACATTTTTACCATGTAACGCCGCAACAAGCTTAGAtggttttatatattataattagGATGGCAAGCTTTAACAGAAAACTTTGTACATATGGAAAAAGAACGGTTtggttttattatttattacatGTATCCTATAATTGTTTCAGAATTGGAGAGTTCTTTTCCTTCAAGGTTTGTATCTTGTTTTTGCTCAACTGGCACTGTCAGACTGATTGTCTCCAATCTTATGGAGCTGCTCTGTTGCCTCTGTTTTGGTTAGAATGGTTACTCTGTCTCAAGGGCTCTGTTTTGGGAACCAGGATTTTTCTTGATTCATGCCATAATTGAACTATTCGGTAATATAAAGGGATTTTGGCAATGTATTTGCACTTTCAagatctcttatattttggaacgggaTAGTATTTCGGTATGAATTCAGGCATTCTGGACATGACCTAACACCTGGATCCTTGTTAAGACAGCAAGATCTGAAAGCTCTGTATATCTTCTGATATCTGAACCTGAAAATGGTTAGTAGCATCTGATTGCTACTGGCAACTGTCCATGCATGCTGGAAGCGTTGAGTAGGTCCCAAGATGGCCCGTGTTCAGACAACAGCAAGGAAAGGTTTGGGTGATTAGGTCAAAAGTATGGGTCTTGAAAGCAAGAGGAGAGCAACCCCAGGAAGCAAGCAGTGGCCATTGCCCTACCACCACAAGAAAGCTCTGCCAGTTTTGTTTTCTGAAGCTACACGTATCAACGTCAGGCAAGCGGCTGCGAACGTCAGATTTGCGCATGCCGTTGCGCAgacagaaagagagagagagactgttGTTAACTTATTAACCGTAGctaacatttaaattttaaaactaaaatattttagtGTTGATTCAGATATTTGCATCGAAGTCTATCTTTGGGTATtggcttttcaaactattaagaATGGTAATAAAAGGTTTTATCCATAAATTGTTTTTACCATCCGTTTTAAATTGCTTGGTTTGTTCTAAGTCaagaatttttatatttaatcattaattTCTATAAACTCGTATAGTTTAACATctcaatatttatatttttagattcaccatgagaaatattttcataatatataattcatgtaTTGTTAACTTATACGGTTTTCTAAAAATTGGTAGTCAAATATAGATATGTTTGGTTTAGAACAAACCTAAAACGACAAATAATTTGAAACAGCAAGAGTAGCTTATCATCCGTGGCTTAAACGATCAAAAATTCTTTTCGGTTGTTTTCAGCTGTGgctattttgaattttaatttaattgtaGAGTTAACTTAAGAGGCATTTTGTCGCTTTCATCACTCAGCCATGACTTCTGGACCGAAAACAGAAAGTATGAAATTCTTACCTTGAAATGATTTCATTTTTAATATACGATCAAATCCCCAATTGCTACAACTTACAAATGTCGCAGTGCAGCTATGCAACTATGTTCAGTTGAAAGCTGTGCAGTCTCTTCTGATCTCTCCATGCTTCCCGGACTTGACTCCGACCCTGCCAAGCTTGACCATAGCCTCCTTGAACGCCTCGAAGAAGAGCGTCTGGTTCTTGGCGAAGCCGGTCACCGCCGGCCGCGACGCGGCGTCGGCGTAGAGCTCCTGGTCGGAGGTGAACAGGccgaggccgccggcgaggttggCGTAGTAGGCGTTGTCGAAGGCGGCCGGGGTGATGGGGTCCATGTTGACGGCGATGGTCGGCGCGACGTCGCGCGGGCACGCCGCCATCAGCTGCCGCGCGTACGCCGGGTCGTAGGACgggtccacgccgccgccgacgcggccgtACAGCCGGCCGGCGAAGCGCGTGCAGTGCGCGAAGCCGACGGTGTGCGCGCCGGAGAGCGCCACCATGTCGAGCACGGTGAGGTTGTTCTTGGCGAATATGGCGGCGAGGTCCTTGACGCGCATGTCCGGGCCCGGCAGcttgccggcgacgccgccggacTTGGAGACGAGGCCGTCTAGCCGGCCGAGCTCGACGGTCCAGCGTGGGCCGGACGACTGCAACgccattgattgattgattgatcgacATTGTTAGAGGCAGCAAAGCTTTCGCcatggcaggaggaggaggattgaTGGGATGGTTTACCATGGCGACGACGTCcctggcggcgatggcgaggatgtcggcgcaggagaccaCGCCGGGGCACTTCTTCTCGACCGCCGCCTTGGCGCGCACCACCGTGTCGAAGCCATCGCCGGCGAGCGACAGGTTGTCCGGCGAGTCCTTCTCGGCGTCGTTGCCCCGCGACGCGATCATGACCGACGCGTCACACCCCTGTCAGAAAAGGTTAAAATTCCCCCAAAATAATTTCAGTGCCAATTGAAAACGTACGTAACTTCAATTTTCAAAGTGATCAAAGCATTTGCACACCTATCAAAAATTTAAAGGTCTGTTTAAACtgaagccaaaataaaccttactaaattttgacaatattatcaaatttttgtatgatttcttatgtatttactggAGTTTGATAAAGAAATAAatggaaatatatatttaacaactttataaaaaaaatatggtttgaaatgacatcaatctaaaTAACCCGGAGTATGAAATCATCATGAAATGGGAGGAATGATGACGTGGACGGCACGGAATTCCGTGTCCGCCACATCGGATACGACAACGTGGCGCCTGGTATTCCAGCAGGGATTCAGAGAAGCATCTGTCGTGAGCATTTGATTACGCAGCCCAGTTGACAGAAAAGGGTCGTGCAGTCACATGGCAGAAGCGACGAGTGCGTGATTTGGAGCTAATCCAGTTGCCATTTCGTACCATTAATCTACTGTTAATCTCTCATTATCTcatactactactccctccgtttcacaatgcaaatcattctatcatttcccacattcatattgatatcatttcccacattcatattgatattaatgaatctagacatatatatttatctagattcattaacatgaataTGAATGTGAGGAAAGTTATAAagaatctctctcctttccctgAGACTAACAAaccaaattttgacatgatCTCTGATGcaattaaatgtagattaatgCTGAAAATTCAGAGACCCTCATGCTGCTAAGCTGAATCCTGAATGCATCAGGAAAGCAGCTGAAAAGTTTGTAAGCTTTGCAAGTATGCAAATGCCTAATGCAGAGTAATGCTGAAAAATTCAGTGCATCACAAGCAGCTCTGAAGCTGCAAAAGCTGCGAAAATTTTGCAAGGATTTTCAAATGCCAAATGCAAAGCTAACTACTCGCCGAAATCAAACAGAGGCTATCAATTACGAAAGAAATCAAGAAACCTAGAACCAGAAAATCTGAGGGTGCGAGTGCGACTCTGAAACTCTGACGCCCCCAATTCCGGTTTGAAATCTGAATCAAGAACACGAGGGTTGGTTGGGTCAGTGCCAGCCGCCGCTGCTCACctcgacgaagcagtcgtggaagaagaggcggaGCGTGGCCGGGACGGTGACGAAGGTCTCCTTCACCTTCCTCGCCACCACCGACCGCACGACGGACTCCACGCCGGGGCACGTCGACCGGTAGTGCTCCGGCGAcagcctcgccgcctcgccgccggccgccgccgccattgccaccaccaccaccgccgccgccgccgcgacgccgtaCGGGCTACCACGTCGCTCCATGGAGGAGGAGCTCCTCGAGCTTGTCCTTCCTTCCAATGGGGGAGGAGGGATTAAGCTAGTGGCCAAATGGGGgagaggagtggagtggagtggagtggagtgaagaagagaagagacaggAATGGTGGGGGTACAGTACAGTGGTGgaggaagtttgaagaaattggaacgatgtgatggaaaagttaaaagtttatatgcgtaggaaagttcgatgtgacggaaaagttaaaagtttgaataaaaaattagaatctaaacaggcctaaatatttgatgtttatgATATGATTGTTTAGGATATGATTCAATCGAAATATTTATAATTCCAACCATCAATTTTATATcagaataagtttataaaatctaataacaAGTTTGTAATATTTATGACAATACTCTTTGAGACAAATCTATGTAAaccatttcttttttaaaaaaaaaactaagcatttgagaaatttttgtgtcggaattttaaaattttgttctaaaaagacacgaatattaggaaataacctaatatcaaataattagaagggtgAGACTTCGAACCCAGGTCATTTAGCCCACCGCCTTATGGAGCTAGCTGGAAGACCCTTAGATGTTTCTCTTAAAATTTTGTTCTAAGTATATGGCCACAGGGAGTGTTTGATTTATCTGGAGAAGAGATGATGATCTCATGAATTTGTGTACATTTTGGTAGGATTTGTTCTGTAAAAGCTAAGATTTAAACTGAACAAACAATGGCATTCGTTTCTCTTGAACCATGACAAAACTTTACCCGGTTTTCAGCCTCAGATTCATCCAGAGACTGATGACCTTGTCCCTTGAAACTATGCAATCATCACTGCATCAAGGTTTTTGTTGAGCTTAATAACAGCAGCATGAACTGTGGATGAACAGTGAGGTAGTGTTCTGGTGGAGCTCACACACTCATGAAAAGGTTTCACAGGTTTAGAACTGATTCAAAGAACAAATGCTGATGCCTGATTTCGTGTATCTGAAATGCAACTTTACAAAGTACAGGGCTTCAGGCTACTAAATTACTGACAAAGTTACAACTGATTCAGAGAACAAGTGCTGATATCTGAAATGCAACTTTACAAAGTACAGTGCTTCAGGCAGAATTTACTGAAAAATTCAAGATTATTGGTTATCATCCTTGATGTTGATACGTGTCACGGGCGGCTGTTATGTTTGGTCAGAGATTCCAAACTCGATTGTCAGTGACTCCATGTACCAACCAAACTGGACATTGAAATGCGAATACCAGAGTTGTTATGCTTATCGGCTCAAGCAGTAGTGCCAATCATTATTTGTGAAATCATTATCCATAACACGAAAAAATCCAGTCAGCAAAAGAATTTAGGACCAACCAGACTGCACATGGCTTCCAACTGTATCCTAATCAGATGGTGTGATGTTAGCAAGAAACCAATTTGGTGTCATCTCCTTGGATTTGGTATCGTCTGAGCTTTTCTACCTCCAGACAGCTAAATACAGAAATAATACAGGCTCAATAAACGTTGAATACTTCATACTAAATGGTTATCATCGAAATATGGATTCTGAAATTGTGAAACTAAAGTAGAATGCTGATGAGCTGAAGTTTAGGAGTCTTTGTCAGAAAAGGAATTCtttcttcattttctttctCAATACTAGCACTCCTGTACCTTGATCGCAAAAAAGGTTTTAAAGCAGTGCGTACCGTGGAAATACTTAGGACCTAATATACATGTGACGATAGATATAATGCACTGAAATGAATCTGATGAGGCGGCAAGTTACTGCAGCACAGTACTGTAAATAACTGAATTACAAAATTCTGAACAAAAATGCTAAATATCTGAGCAGGATGTAACAGATATTGTAAACACATTTTGCAGCATTGAAATACAGTTGGGTTGTTGAGTATAAGGAGACCTACTATCAGAGAATTAGACCCTCGATGTTCCCAGCTTTCGCTCAAAGAGGCGACGCAGTAGGTAGACCTGCACAACACTGGCTGCAATGAGAGCAGCTGATTCAAAGAATGCCTTGTGAACTGCCCTCCTACTCATGTTCTCGTTTACTGCATCagatagacaaatatagtattaCAGTTTTAGCATCAAAACACGTTTATGAGATACTGTAAATTTTGCTTTTGACAGAACAtgatatttacaaaaaaaaagggaaaaaaagaaaaagaaaagaagatggTGTGTGTTCTCATGTTGTTCATCAATGTAACAAATATTTATCAATTTCAAGATGTTTGGTAATGTGGCATGTGTGGCGGTCTGGTCCAAAGGTTGACATAAAAGGCTGGAGCTCCTAAGGCAGGACAGTTTGTCGGTAGTACAGAAACAGAAAGTTGAGCATTTGCTACAACTCATAAGTTCTATTTATtacaagataaaagaaaacaagagatCTTCACATATTACAATTTCGAAAAAGTACTAGTATTTAAAGGAGAGAGTAAGACACGAGGAACATACATATTGCTTGCCGGTCTG comes from the Oryza glaberrima chromosome 9, OglaRS2, whole genome shotgun sequence genome and includes:
- the LOC127783600 gene encoding uncharacterized protein LOC127783600 — encoded protein: MRSSATAAAEAAEADQSRAMYELCALLLTVLRAWPEEGGGRGAAAWPRQVTAAGVASMLLGASVALMLCGSVTFMLGFFLMPWVIGLACVFLLVGFVTNLSVIWRAILWPASCSSSPKVASTWYIFSKPPFMSYM
- the LOC127784414 gene encoding peroxidase 73-like, whose protein sequence is MERRGSPYGVAAAAAVVVVAMAAAAGGEAARLSPEHYRSTCPGVESVVRSVVARKVKETFVTVPATLRLFFHDCFVEGCDASVMIASRGNDAEKDSPDNLSLAGDGFDTVVRAKAAVEKKCPGVVSCADILAIAARDVVAMSSGPRWTVELGRLDGLVSKSGGVAGKLPGPDMRVKDLAAIFAKNNLTVLDMVALSGAHTVGFAHCTRFAGRLYGRVGGGVDPSYDPAYARQLMAACPRDVAPTIAVNMDPITPAAFDNAYYANLAGGLGLFTSDQELYADAASRPAVTGFAKNQTLFFEAFKEAMVKLGRVGVKSGKHGEIRRDCTAFN